From Triticum aestivum cultivar Chinese Spring chromosome 4A, IWGSC CS RefSeq v2.1, whole genome shotgun sequence, a single genomic window includes:
- the LOC123082218 gene encoding 21.9 kDa heat shock protein isoform X3, producing MPPSINSAQTLSTTYHLKREKESSTHSASTHSRKKQQGLIKQLKLHTEQVAMAAVSKKALVTTAVLALAVLAPTVAGLVPYGVSSGLWDLLDDPFRVLEQTPLAVQRPASAGGPGGSITSAVALARCDWKETPDAHVISLDVPGVRRDDVKLEVEENRVLRVSGERKADEEKEGERWHRAERAAGRFWRRFRMPAGADVDRVAARLEDGVLTVTVPKIAEHQRREPRVINIAREDANSGGKGADAEVP from the exons ATGCCACCTTCTATAAATAGCGCGCAAACACTTTCTACTACATATCATCTCAAGAGAGAAAAAGAATCAAGCACACATAGCGCATCCACACATTCGAGAAAGAAACAGCAAGGTCTCATCAAACAATTGAAGCTTCATACAGAACAGGTGGCAATGGCGGCAGTGTCCAAGAAGGCTCTGGTGACTACGGCTGTTCTGGCGTTGGCCGTTCTGGCCCCGACTGTCGCCGGGCTGGTGCCGTACGGCGTCAGCAGCGGGCTGTGGGACCTGCTCGACGACCCGTTCCGGGTGCTGGAGCAGACCCCGCTCGCGGTGCAGAGGCCGGCGTCCGCAGGCGGCCCGGGAGGGTCCATCACGTCGGCGGTGGCGCTGGCGAGGTGCGACTGGAAGGAGACGCCCGACGCGCACGTCATCTCGCTCGACGTGCCCGGGGTGAGGCGGGATGACGTGAAGCTGGAGGTGGAGGAGAACCGGGTGCTGCGGGTCTCCGGCGAGCGCAAGGCGGACGAGGAGAAGGAGGGCGAGAGGTGGCACCGCGCCGAGCGCGCCGCGGGGAGGTTCTGGCGCCGGTTCCGCATGCCAGCCGGCGCCGACGTCGACCGCGTTGCCGCGCGCCTCGAGGACGGCGTGCTCACCGTCACAGTGCCCAAGATTGCCGAGCATCAAAGGCGAGAGCCGCGCGTCATCAACATCGCCCGGGAGGATGCCAACAGCGGCGGCAAGGGCGCGGACGCGGAG GTACCTTAA
- the LOC123082218 gene encoding 21.9 kDa heat shock protein isoform X2, whose amino-acid sequence MPPSINSAQTLSTTYHLKREKESSTHSASTHSRKKQQGLIKQLKLHTEQVAMAAVSKKALVTTAVLALAVLAPTVAGLVPYGVSSGLWDLLDDPFRVLEQTPLAVQRPASAGGPGGSITSAVALARCDWKETPDAHVISLDVPGVRRDDVKLEVEENRVLRVSGERKADEEKEGERWHRAERAAGRFWRRFRMPAGADVDRVAARLEDGVLTVTVPKIAEHQRREPRVINIAREDANSGGKGADAEVRPSKAEM is encoded by the coding sequence ATGCCACCTTCTATAAATAGCGCGCAAACACTTTCTACTACATATCATCTCAAGAGAGAAAAAGAATCAAGCACACATAGCGCATCCACACATTCGAGAAAGAAACAGCAAGGTCTCATCAAACAATTGAAGCTTCATACAGAACAGGTGGCAATGGCGGCAGTGTCCAAGAAGGCTCTGGTGACTACGGCTGTTCTGGCGTTGGCCGTTCTGGCCCCGACTGTCGCCGGGCTGGTGCCGTACGGCGTCAGCAGCGGGCTGTGGGACCTGCTCGACGACCCGTTCCGGGTGCTGGAGCAGACCCCGCTCGCGGTGCAGAGGCCGGCGTCCGCAGGCGGCCCGGGAGGGTCCATCACGTCGGCGGTGGCGCTGGCGAGGTGCGACTGGAAGGAGACGCCCGACGCGCACGTCATCTCGCTCGACGTGCCCGGGGTGAGGCGGGATGACGTGAAGCTGGAGGTGGAGGAGAACCGGGTGCTGCGGGTCTCCGGCGAGCGCAAGGCGGACGAGGAGAAGGAGGGCGAGAGGTGGCACCGCGCCGAGCGCGCCGCGGGGAGGTTCTGGCGCCGGTTCCGCATGCCAGCCGGCGCCGACGTCGACCGCGTTGCCGCGCGCCTCGAGGACGGCGTGCTCACCGTCACAGTGCCCAAGATTGCCGAGCATCAAAGGCGAGAGCCGCGCGTCATCAACATCGCCCGGGAGGATGCCAACAGCGGCGGCAAGGGCGCGGACGCGGAGGTCAGGCCGTCGAAGGCCGAGATGTGA
- the LOC123082218 gene encoding 21.9 kDa heat shock protein isoform X1, whose amino-acid sequence MPPSINSAQTLSTTYHLKREKESSTHSASTHSRKKQQGLIKQLKLHTEQVAMAAVSKKALVTTAVLALAVLAPTVAGLVPYGVSSGLWDLLDDPFRVLEQTPLAVQRPASAGGPGGSITSAVALARCDWKETPDAHVISLDVPGVRRDDVKLEVEENRVLRVSGERKADEEKEGERWHRAERAAGRFWRRFRMPAGADVDRVAARLEDGVLTVTVPKIAEHQRREPRVINIAREDANSGGKGADAEVRPSKAEMYLKGVIGCLGGFSLHRTRDPG is encoded by the exons ATGCCACCTTCTATAAATAGCGCGCAAACACTTTCTACTACATATCATCTCAAGAGAGAAAAAGAATCAAGCACACATAGCGCATCCACACATTCGAGAAAGAAACAGCAAGGTCTCATCAAACAATTGAAGCTTCATACAGAACAGGTGGCAATGGCGGCAGTGTCCAAGAAGGCTCTGGTGACTACGGCTGTTCTGGCGTTGGCCGTTCTGGCCCCGACTGTCGCCGGGCTGGTGCCGTACGGCGTCAGCAGCGGGCTGTGGGACCTGCTCGACGACCCGTTCCGGGTGCTGGAGCAGACCCCGCTCGCGGTGCAGAGGCCGGCGTCCGCAGGCGGCCCGGGAGGGTCCATCACGTCGGCGGTGGCGCTGGCGAGGTGCGACTGGAAGGAGACGCCCGACGCGCACGTCATCTCGCTCGACGTGCCCGGGGTGAGGCGGGATGACGTGAAGCTGGAGGTGGAGGAGAACCGGGTGCTGCGGGTCTCCGGCGAGCGCAAGGCGGACGAGGAGAAGGAGGGCGAGAGGTGGCACCGCGCCGAGCGCGCCGCGGGGAGGTTCTGGCGCCGGTTCCGCATGCCAGCCGGCGCCGACGTCGACCGCGTTGCCGCGCGCCTCGAGGACGGCGTGCTCACCGTCACAGTGCCCAAGATTGCCGAGCATCAAAGGCGAGAGCCGCGCGTCATCAACATCGCCCGGGAGGATGCCAACAGCGGCGGCAAGGGCGCGGACGCGGAGGTCAGGCCGTCGAAGGCCGAGAT GTACCTTAAGGGCGTGATTGGTTGCCTGGGTGGCTTTAGCCTGCATCGCACGAGGGATCCTGGGTGA